The Candidatus Nitrosymbiomonas proteolyticus genome has a segment encoding these proteins:
- a CDS encoding MFS transporter, translated as MEPPNRLQTLRTLRFATLDAAFATAFATLVTGAFLVGFVRYLGGSDAWVNLLVALPSMLGVLQIPGAIWGRGVESYKRFVLPGALIWRLLYLPLVALPLLPLPDTWRLTFLAVCVSLAGAAVLLVNPIYNDWLAELVPPSSRGWYFGRRQMIATAVGALAGTLMGLVLDAFERSGNEALGYSVVFGVGWVCAVASFTMFLFMRDLTRERPIRMPLKRAIVSFVGPLKDHGFRPVLGFLAVFVIGQVFPGNLFSAFALESLKMPFTVIQFAAATHALGSIALTPFWGYLADRYGNRPVLALLSIGLAFSPLMWLFCFPGRDVANAAILISGHVFSGAVWGGVALCQLNLLFATAKTEDRATYIGVGLALQAIVGGLAPLAGAATMEILRGVLAAPDAYKVVFSVTMGLRFTSVFFLLPVREAGSLRLREAFRQLKQVNPAGFRAVKRLARSTDPSRRGDAIRSAAKSRFTLAVDEIAKSLHDPSPSVRREAALALATMGTERAVVELVHQLTEHQDLVEEETIEALGQIGDPRALESLVLHLQNPRSNLRRAAAKALGKLGCKEAEQPLISAASDPNDADLRRSSLQALRVLGSTAAIDVVAEALRDPYPSLRIAAAEAVAEIGFRELASVLRETLGRHGDEAESEMAYALGAVGDEGDIPRILGIAAQCRSVITRRRCLLGVARIVGVESTAYRLFMTEGFERDAALLSMASSGGRRDPSVRAALDHFSSGDEKGALRLLLRRPQCKVLKPLLDYEVEESFLVAYPLAVEAR; from the coding sequence ATGGAACCCCCGAATCGCCTTCAAACGCTCCGAACGCTGCGTTTTGCCACTCTCGACGCAGCGTTTGCCACCGCGTTCGCCACCCTCGTCACAGGAGCGTTTCTGGTGGGTTTCGTTCGGTACTTGGGGGGTTCCGATGCGTGGGTGAACTTGCTGGTGGCGCTCCCCAGCATGTTGGGCGTTCTCCAGATTCCCGGCGCGATCTGGGGTCGCGGCGTCGAGTCGTACAAACGGTTCGTGCTTCCGGGCGCGCTCATTTGGCGTTTGCTGTATCTGCCGCTCGTCGCGCTGCCGCTGCTGCCTTTGCCCGACACCTGGCGTCTGACGTTCCTCGCCGTCTGCGTGTCGTTGGCGGGAGCGGCCGTCCTGTTGGTGAACCCGATCTACAACGACTGGCTCGCCGAACTGGTCCCTCCTTCTTCCCGAGGCTGGTACTTCGGACGACGCCAAATGATCGCGACCGCGGTCGGCGCCCTCGCCGGGACCCTGATGGGGCTCGTGCTCGATGCGTTCGAAAGGTCGGGAAACGAGGCATTGGGGTACTCGGTGGTGTTTGGCGTGGGGTGGGTGTGCGCGGTCGCCAGCTTCACTATGTTTCTCTTCATGCGCGACCTGACGCGCGAAAGGCCGATCCGGATGCCGCTCAAGAGGGCGATCGTGTCGTTCGTCGGGCCGCTGAAGGACCACGGCTTCCGACCCGTCTTGGGGTTCCTCGCAGTATTCGTGATTGGGCAGGTGTTTCCGGGCAACCTCTTCTCTGCTTTTGCTTTGGAGAGCCTCAAAATGCCCTTCACGGTGATCCAGTTCGCTGCGGCGACCCACGCGCTGGGCAGCATCGCGCTGACGCCATTCTGGGGTTATCTCGCCGACCGCTATGGCAACCGCCCCGTCCTTGCCCTGCTTTCGATCGGCCTTGCGTTCTCCCCTTTGATGTGGCTGTTCTGCTTTCCGGGTCGAGATGTCGCCAACGCGGCGATTCTCATTTCCGGCCATGTGTTCAGCGGGGCCGTTTGGGGCGGTGTCGCGCTCTGCCAGCTTAATCTTCTATTCGCAACCGCCAAGACGGAGGACCGCGCGACGTACATCGGCGTCGGCCTAGCATTGCAGGCGATTGTGGGCGGCTTGGCCCCCCTTGCCGGCGCGGCGACGATGGAGATCCTTCGGGGCGTTCTCGCCGCTCCCGACGCCTACAAGGTCGTGTTTTCCGTCACGATGGGGCTTCGGTTTACCTCGGTCTTCTTCTTGCTTCCGGTGCGCGAGGCGGGGTCGCTCAGGCTTCGTGAGGCGTTTCGGCAACTGAAACAGGTCAATCCCGCCGGATTCCGAGCGGTCAAGAGGCTTGCGCGCTCGACGGACCCGTCCCGCCGCGGCGACGCGATTCGGTCGGCCGCCAAGAGCCGGTTCACGCTCGCCGTCGATGAGATTGCGAAGTCGCTCCATGACCCCTCGCCTTCCGTTCGGCGAGAGGCGGCCCTCGCGCTTGCGACCATGGGTACGGAGCGAGCGGTCGTCGAACTCGTCCACCAACTGACGGAGCACCAAGACCTGGTCGAGGAAGAGACCATCGAAGCGCTCGGGCAGATTGGCGATCCTAGGGCTCTCGAATCGCTGGTCTTGCACCTTCAAAACCCCCGATCGAACCTTCGGCGAGCGGCAGCGAAGGCCTTAGGCAAGTTGGGATGTAAGGAGGCCGAGCAGCCGCTCATCTCTGCCGCGTCCGATCCCAACGATGCCGATCTTCGAAGGAGTTCGCTCCAGGCGCTTCGTGTTTTGGGCTCAACGGCAGCCATCGATGTCGTGGCCGAGGCTCTCAGGGACCCCTACCCCAGCCTGCGAATCGCTGCTGCGGAGGCTGTAGCTGAAATCGGCTTCCGGGAACTCGCAAGTGTCCTCCGCGAGACCCTTGGCAGACACGGCGACGAGGCCGAAAGCGAGATGGCGTATGCGCTCGGAGCGGTGGGAGATGAAGGCGACATTCCCCGTATCCTCGGCATTGCGGCGCAGTGCCGCTCGGTCATCACGCGCCGCCGCTGCTTGCTCGGAGTCGCCCGGATCGTCGGCGTCGAATCGACAGCCTATCGCCTCTTCATGACGGAGGGGTTCGAGCGGGATGCGGCGCTGCTTTCGATGGCTTCGTCGGGGGGAAGGCGCGATCCCTCCGTGCGGGCCGCCCTCGACCACTTCTCTTCTGGCGATGAAAAGGGCGCCCTTCGGCTCCTGCTGCGCCGACCCCAATGCAAGGTTCTCAAGCCGCTCTTGGACTACGAAGTTGAAGAGTCGTTCTTGGTGGCCTATCCCCTTGCCGTCGAGGCTCGGTAA
- a CDS encoding bifunctional phosphopantothenoylcysteine decarboxylase/phosphopantothenate--cysteine ligase CoaBC: MPNLVLGVSGSVAAYRAADLARDLMRAGFSVRVCLTDAAERFVTPDLFEALTGQPCLTDVFDEPERGRMAHIDWARQADVLLIAPATASTLNNLAAGIADDMLTTLALAYEGPVIVAPAMNPSMFLDPTTQKSLRELRERAVLVIEPAEGDVACGESGQGKLAANSRIVEFTVESHRRLGRLKGKTILLTTGPTHEAIDSVRFVGNRSSGKMGAAIAQAAQMMGANLRIVSGPSEAPLPRLAQIVRVDSAREMLEAGLGMADGVDAILGVAAVADFRPKSPFEGKIRREGKPMIIEFEPNPDVLAALAEKAGPDARAIGFAAEPTPDTEAAEEKIRRKGLYALAINDISRRDIGFGADENELTLLFQDGRKLHCPKAPKLLCAFWLLENVFD; encoded by the coding sequence GTGCCGAATCTAGTCCTGGGCGTGAGTGGAAGCGTGGCTGCGTATCGCGCCGCCGACCTTGCCCGAGATCTGATGCGCGCGGGGTTTTCGGTGCGCGTTTGCCTGACCGATGCCGCGGAGAGGTTCGTAACGCCCGATCTGTTTGAGGCGCTCACGGGGCAACCTTGCCTGACCGACGTTTTCGATGAACCGGAGCGCGGCCGAATGGCGCACATCGATTGGGCGCGCCAAGCCGACGTGCTCCTGATCGCTCCGGCCACCGCGAGCACTCTCAACAATCTCGCCGCTGGGATCGCGGACGACATGTTGACCACCCTCGCGCTCGCCTACGAGGGGCCGGTCATCGTCGCGCCCGCGATGAACCCCTCGATGTTCCTCGACCCCACAACTCAGAAGTCTCTTCGGGAACTCCGGGAGCGGGCGGTCCTCGTGATCGAACCCGCCGAGGGCGACGTGGCCTGCGGGGAGTCGGGGCAGGGCAAGCTCGCCGCCAACTCCCGCATCGTTGAATTCACCGTGGAATCGCACCGCCGTCTCGGGCGGCTGAAGGGCAAGACGATCTTGCTCACGACCGGGCCCACTCACGAGGCGATCGACAGCGTGCGGTTTGTGGGCAACCGGTCGAGCGGCAAGATGGGCGCGGCGATCGCTCAGGCCGCCCAAATGATGGGAGCGAACCTAAGAATCGTATCCGGCCCCTCAGAAGCCCCTTTGCCTCGGCTGGCGCAAATCGTGCGCGTAGACTCGGCGCGCGAAATGCTGGAGGCGGGCCTCGGAATGGCCGACGGGGTCGATGCGATCCTTGGCGTTGCGGCCGTCGCAGACTTTCGGCCGAAGTCTCCATTCGAAGGCAAGATCCGCAGGGAGGGGAAACCGATGATCATCGAGTTTGAACCCAACCCCGATGTTTTGGCCGCGCTCGCCGAGAAGGCAGGGCCCGATGCGCGCGCAATCGGCTTTGCAGCTGAACCGACCCCCGACACCGAAGCCGCCGAAGAGAAGATCAGGCGGAAGGGCCTTTATGCTCTCGCGATCAACGACATCTCGCGTCGGGACATCGGCTTCGGCGCAGACGAGAACGAGCTCACGCTCCTTTTTCAGGACGGCAGAAAGCTCCATTGCCCCAAGGCCCCCAAGCTCCTGTGCGCGTTTTGGCTCTTGGAAAACGTCTTCGATTGA
- a CDS encoding haloacid dehalogenase-like hydolase, with amino-acid sequence MRVVCFDLGGVLVSVRQDWLECIEAAGLADAARLRTSVHLTEFEGFDRFQAGEIAENEYLEGLAEFIGGIDSADALEVHNAILATEFRGVLEVVESLHSSQIVTGCLSNTNAPHWHLMHHTERFPAIRSLQFPIASHEIRQSKPEPRAYRTFEVGVQASPDEILYFEDGPANVEAAIRLGWDAVLIDPEDDPAKQMRLALAHRGALL; translated from the coding sequence GTGCGCGTCGTTTGCTTCGATCTCGGGGGTGTGCTCGTTTCCGTGCGGCAGGATTGGCTCGAGTGCATCGAGGCTGCCGGACTTGCCGACGCCGCCAGACTCCGCACGAGCGTTCACCTGACCGAGTTCGAGGGCTTCGACCGATTCCAAGCGGGCGAGATCGCCGAAAACGAGTATCTCGAGGGCTTAGCCGAGTTCATCGGGGGGATCGATTCCGCCGACGCGCTGGAGGTTCATAACGCCATCCTCGCCACCGAGTTTCGGGGCGTTCTCGAAGTCGTGGAGAGCCTGCACTCCTCCCAAATCGTGACGGGTTGCCTGAGCAACACGAACGCTCCCCACTGGCATCTCATGCATCACACCGAGCGGTTTCCGGCGATCCGGTCTCTCCAGTTTCCGATCGCCTCGCACGAAATCCGGCAGTCCAAACCGGAGCCACGCGCCTATAGGACGTTCGAAGTAGGCGTACAAGCGAGCCCCGACGAAATCCTGTACTTCGAAGATGGCCCCGCGAACGTCGAGGCCGCGATTCGTTTGGGATGGGACGCCGTACTGATCGACCCCGAAGACGATCCCGCCAAGCAGATGCGCCTGGCCCTCGCGCACCGCGGCGCTCTACTCTGA
- a CDS encoding succinate dehydrogenase has translation MSFALTRESFFWHRVHSLTGIVPIGFYMLQHLTLNSFSLAGPAKFDGVIGFFESVPKHVLLAAEALLIWTPLLFHALYGLFIANRSKPNYFGSRYNWSQNLMYVLQRWSGIALFFFLTYHVISTTVHKYATNDPRVIEYAAWQAKLTGNGYLLLAVYALGVLAASYHLSYGIWNFCIRWGITVSDRSQAAVQRFSAVAFVAITLLGWAALAGFLMH, from the coding sequence ATGTCCTTCGCGCTCACGCGGGAGAGCTTCTTTTGGCATCGGGTTCATTCTCTGACCGGCATCGTACCGATCGGGTTCTATATGCTCCAGCACCTCACGCTGAACTCCTTCAGCCTGGCGGGCCCAGCGAAGTTCGACGGCGTCATCGGGTTCTTCGAGTCGGTCCCGAAGCACGTCCTCCTTGCAGCCGAAGCACTGCTCATTTGGACGCCGCTGCTCTTCCACGCCCTCTATGGGCTGTTTATCGCGAACCGAAGCAAGCCCAACTACTTCGGCTCGCGCTACAACTGGTCCCAGAACCTGATGTACGTGCTGCAGAGATGGAGCGGGATCGCGCTGTTCTTCTTCCTCACCTACCACGTGATCTCAACGACCGTTCACAAGTACGCGACGAACGATCCGCGAGTGATCGAGTACGCCGCGTGGCAGGCGAAGCTGACCGGGAACGGGTACCTGCTCCTTGCGGTGTATGCGCTTGGGGTCCTTGCGGCCTCCTATCACCTGAGCTATGGGATTTGGAACTTCTGCATCCGTTGGGGCATCACCGTCAGCGATCGTTCGCAGGCCGCGGTCCAGCGGTTTTCGGCAGTGGCGTTCGTGGCGATTACGTTGCTCGGGTGGGCTGCGCTCGCCGGGTTCCTCATGCACTAG
- a CDS encoding NAD-dependent dehydratase — protein MRAVVTGGAGFLGSHLTDRLVERGWEVTVIDNLITGSAENLAAHLGSGRVRFIKQDVTEYLFLEGSVDAVFHFASPASPVDFDRFPIQVLKAGALGTHKALGLAKHKRARFVLASTSEVYGDPEVSPQPETYWGNVNPIGPRGVYDEAKRFAEAMTMAYNRIHGVDTRIARFFNSYGPRMRLDDGRVVPNFVAQGLRSEPLTVFGDGSHTRSFCYVDDTIEGVLKLFESDFVEPINIGSEHELSVSEFAEMILRLTGSTAGIVHTDAVPDDPKRRRPDLTRARTILNWSPMTPVEEGLRLTIEHFRDRLREGSE, from the coding sequence ATGCGGGCTGTTGTGACCGGCGGGGCGGGGTTCTTGGGTTCTCACCTCACCGACCGGCTGGTCGAGCGCGGATGGGAAGTCACGGTCATCGACAACCTCATCACCGGCAGCGCCGAAAACTTGGCCGCGCACTTGGGTTCGGGCCGCGTCCGGTTCATCAAGCAGGACGTCACTGAGTACCTGTTCCTGGAAGGGTCGGTGGACGCGGTTTTCCACTTCGCCAGTCCTGCAAGCCCTGTCGACTTCGACCGCTTCCCGATCCAAGTTCTCAAGGCTGGCGCCCTCGGTACCCATAAGGCGCTCGGACTCGCCAAGCACAAGCGCGCGAGGTTCGTCTTGGCCAGCACGAGCGAGGTTTATGGCGACCCCGAGGTCTCGCCTCAACCCGAAACCTATTGGGGCAACGTGAATCCGATCGGACCGCGCGGCGTCTATGACGAAGCCAAGAGGTTCGCTGAAGCGATGACGATGGCCTACAATCGCATCCACGGCGTCGACACCCGGATCGCGCGGTTCTTCAACTCTTACGGACCGAGGATGCGCCTCGACGATGGGCGGGTCGTCCCGAACTTCGTGGCCCAAGGGCTTCGAAGCGAGCCGCTTACCGTGTTTGGCGACGGGTCGCACACGCGGTCCTTTTGCTATGTGGACGACACGATCGAAGGCGTCCTCAAGCTCTTTGAGTCTGATTTTGTCGAACCCATCAACATCGGGAGCGAGCATGAGCTTTCGGTGAGCGAATTCGCCGAGATGATCCTTAGACTCACCGGCTCGACGGCTGGCATCGTTCACACCGACGCCGTTCCTGACGATCCCAAGCGAAGACGCCCCGACCTCACGCGGGCAAGAACGATCCTGAATTGGTCGCCTATGACTCCGGTCGAAGAGGGCCTACGGCTCACCATTGAGCACTTTCGGGATCGGCTGCGCGAAGGTTCAGAGTAG
- a CDS encoding cell filamentation protein Fic, producing MKRGLQGRYVVLSKVGEVARAFVPAPLPPDPPIDWTPSLRSKFDQALLALGRLDSVSTLLPDTSLFLYMYVRKEAVLSSMIEGTQSSISDLLLFELDQEPGVPLDDVSEVSRYVSALHHGLRLLDEGLPLSLRLIREVHGVLLAKGRGSVQTPGEFRRSQNWIGGTRPGNASFVPPPADEVQECMNQLELFLHDVPEPTPPLLKAALAHVQFETIHPFLDGNGRLGRLLITLLLCEQGALREPMLYLSLYFKTHRQRYFELLNSLRLTGDWESWLDFFAEAVTFTSNQAVQTAQQLHDLSKQDRTRIGDLGRAARSALQVHRALMERPVATSNSLVAKTGLTPASVNNALGHLVRLGIVRELTEKKRNRLFSYSDYIAILSRGTEPPDR from the coding sequence ATGAAGCGAGGACTTCAGGGCAGATACGTGGTGCTTTCGAAGGTGGGAGAAGTTGCTCGGGCCTTCGTGCCCGCGCCGCTGCCGCCCGACCCGCCGATCGACTGGACCCCTTCACTACGGAGCAAGTTCGACCAGGCGCTGCTGGCCCTTGGCCGACTGGATAGCGTTTCAACCCTGCTTCCCGACACCTCGCTGTTTCTCTACATGTACGTCCGAAAGGAAGCCGTGCTGTCCTCCATGATCGAGGGGACCCAGTCGTCGATTTCGGACTTGTTGCTGTTTGAGCTGGATCAGGAACCTGGGGTGCCTTTGGATGACGTGAGCGAGGTGAGCCGCTACGTTTCGGCGCTCCATCATGGATTGCGGCTGCTCGACGAAGGGCTTCCTCTCTCTCTGAGGTTGATTCGGGAGGTGCATGGGGTGCTCCTTGCGAAGGGAAGGGGCAGCGTCCAGACTCCGGGGGAGTTCAGGCGCAGCCAGAACTGGATCGGGGGTACTCGACCTGGCAATGCGTCATTCGTTCCCCCACCGGCAGATGAAGTGCAGGAATGCATGAATCAGCTTGAGTTGTTTCTCCACGACGTCCCAGAACCCACCCCTCCGCTGCTCAAGGCGGCGCTGGCTCACGTGCAATTCGAGACCATTCATCCGTTTCTTGACGGGAACGGCAGGCTTGGAAGGCTCTTGATCACCCTCTTGCTGTGCGAGCAGGGGGCGCTCAGGGAACCGATGCTCTACCTTAGCCTCTACTTCAAGACTCATCGCCAGAGATATTTCGAACTTCTGAACAGCCTCCGGCTCACGGGCGATTGGGAGTCGTGGCTCGACTTCTTCGCCGAGGCGGTGACGTTCACCTCGAATCAGGCCGTTCAGACCGCTCAGCAGCTTCATGATCTATCGAAGCAAGACCGAACCCGGATCGGCGACCTCGGCCGGGCGGCCCGTTCTGCGCTACAGGTCCATCGAGCGCTCATGGAGCGGCCCGTGGCTACTTCGAACTCGCTTGTGGCAAAAACTGGTCTTACCCCAGCTTCGGTCAACAATGCGCTCGGCCATCTTGTGAGGCTTGGCATCGTGCGGGAACTGACCGAGAAGAAACGCAACCGATTGTTCAGCTACTCCGACTACATCGCGATCCTGAGCCGTGGGACGGAACCGCCCGACAGGTAG
- a CDS encoding enolase produces the protein MPLIVDVVAREILDSRGNPTVEVDVTLESGILGRAAVPSGASTGQFEAVELRDGDKKRYLGKGVQSAVANVNDVIAPELYDRDATDQQAIDHLLIELDGTPNKSKLGANATLGVSLAVAKAAALSCRLPLYKYIGGVSATVLPVPMMNVLNGGKHADSNVDFQEFMILPVGAPSFAEGLRMGVEVYHSLKSVLKKKGLNTGIGDEGGFAPSLESQELALEYLIDAIQAAGFRPGDDVWLGLDCAATELYEGGKYRYKGGSVRERSGSQQVAYLAELAEKYPILSIEDGCAEDDWVSWSELTAAIGTRVQIVGDDIFVTNVERLARGIESKTANSILIKVNQIGTLTETLDAVEMAKRAGFTSVMSHRSGETEDATIADLAVAVGCGQIKTGAPARTDRVAKYNQLLRIEEALGHQAQYAGMSAFGKLAR, from the coding sequence ATGCCGTTGATCGTGGACGTTGTGGCTCGTGAGATTCTGGACAGTCGGGGAAACCCCACCGTCGAAGTGGACGTCACGCTCGAAAGCGGGATACTTGGTCGCGCGGCGGTTCCGAGCGGGGCCAGTACAGGGCAGTTCGAGGCCGTCGAATTGAGAGACGGGGACAAGAAGCGCTATCTCGGTAAAGGGGTCCAGAGCGCAGTCGCAAACGTCAACGACGTGATCGCGCCTGAACTGTACGACCGCGACGCGACCGACCAGCAAGCCATCGACCACCTCTTGATCGAACTCGACGGTACCCCCAACAAGTCCAAACTCGGCGCGAACGCCACGCTGGGGGTATCGCTCGCCGTGGCGAAGGCCGCCGCGCTCAGTTGCCGACTGCCCCTTTACAAGTACATCGGCGGTGTCTCTGCCACGGTGCTGCCGGTCCCGATGATGAACGTCCTCAACGGGGGTAAGCACGCCGATTCGAACGTCGACTTTCAGGAGTTCATGATCCTTCCGGTGGGCGCTCCCTCGTTTGCCGAGGGCCTACGGATGGGAGTGGAGGTCTACCACTCGCTCAAGTCGGTCTTGAAGAAGAAGGGCCTGAACACGGGAATCGGCGACGAAGGTGGATTCGCGCCCTCGCTCGAATCGCAGGAACTCGCCCTTGAGTACCTGATCGATGCGATCCAGGCGGCCGGGTTCCGTCCGGGCGACGACGTGTGGCTCGGACTCGATTGCGCGGCGACCGAGCTCTATGAAGGGGGCAAGTATCGCTACAAGGGCGGGAGCGTCCGCGAGAGGTCGGGTAGCCAACAAGTGGCTTACCTCGCCGAACTTGCCGAGAAGTACCCGATCCTCAGCATCGAAGACGGGTGCGCCGAAGACGACTGGGTCAGCTGGAGCGAACTGACGGCGGCGATCGGAACCCGCGTTCAGATCGTGGGCGACGACATTTTCGTTACGAACGTCGAGCGGCTCGCGCGAGGGATCGAGTCCAAGACAGCCAATTCGATCTTGATCAAGGTCAACCAAATCGGAACGCTCACCGAAACCCTGGACGCCGTCGAGATGGCCAAGCGGGCAGGGTTCACCTCGGTCATGAGCCACCGGTCTGGGGAGACCGAGGATGCGACGATCGCCGACCTTGCGGTCGCGGTGGGCTGCGGCCAAATCAAGACCGGCGCCCCGGCTCGAACCGACCGGGTCGCGAAATACAACCAACTTCTCCGCATCGAAGAGGCGTTGGGGCACCAGGCTCAATATGCGGGAATGTCGGCGTTCGGAAAGCTCGCCCGTTAG
- a CDS encoding signal recognition particle-docking protein FtsY, protein MFRKLMGTVDRLLGRGKVDEQFFEELEEALLQADTHLPTAQSILSELRKCVREERLEESEALKERLKQAIARRFSQVEKGLAVADEGPTVYLFVGVNGVGKTTTIGKLAHVLRRKGFSVLLAAGDTFRAAAIEQLEIWAKRTDSDIVRAVPNADPGAVVFDAITAAKSRGIDFVLADTAGRQHSKANLMGELAKIAIVTEKALGRPPDEVLLVLDANTGQNAIRQAEEFLKHAGVTGLVLTKLDGTSRGGALIGVYDRFKVPIKLIGVGERPEDLKDFSAEQFAENLF, encoded by the coding sequence ATGTTTCGCAAGCTGATGGGAACGGTGGACCGGCTGCTCGGGCGCGGCAAGGTGGACGAGCAGTTCTTTGAAGAGCTCGAAGAGGCTCTGCTGCAAGCCGATACCCACCTTCCGACGGCGCAGTCGATCTTGTCCGAGCTCAGGAAGTGCGTCCGGGAGGAGCGGCTCGAAGAATCTGAGGCCCTCAAGGAGCGCCTGAAGCAGGCCATCGCCCGGAGGTTCTCGCAAGTGGAGAAAGGGCTGGCCGTTGCCGACGAGGGCCCGACGGTCTATCTCTTCGTCGGGGTCAACGGGGTAGGGAAAACTACGACGATCGGGAAGCTCGCGCACGTTTTGCGCCGCAAGGGATTCTCGGTGCTCCTAGCGGCGGGCGACACCTTCCGGGCGGCGGCGATCGAACAGTTGGAGATTTGGGCGAAGCGCACCGATTCCGACATCGTTCGCGCTGTCCCTAACGCCGACCCCGGAGCGGTCGTGTTCGATGCGATCACCGCTGCGAAGAGCCGAGGGATCGACTTTGTCCTGGCCGACACGGCAGGGCGGCAACACAGCAAAGCGAACCTCATGGGCGAACTCGCCAAAATCGCCATAGTGACCGAGAAGGCGCTCGGTAGGCCGCCCGACGAAGTTCTGCTCGTCCTCGACGCTAACACCGGTCAGAACGCGATCCGGCAGGCGGAGGAGTTCCTCAAGCACGCAGGAGTCACCGGGTTGGTTCTCACCAAGCTCGACGGGACTTCGCGAGGGGGAGCGTTGATCGGAGTCTATGACCGATTCAAGGTCCCGATCAAGCTCATTGGGGTGGGAGAGCGTCCCGAAGACCTCAAAGACTTTAGCGCGGAGCAGTTCGCCGAGAACCTCTTCTAA
- a CDS encoding proline--tRNA ligase — protein sequence MSSNLGIPKRSEGFSDWYNELVQKADLADYSPVRGCMVIKPNGYRIWELMQGALDGMFKDTGHENAYFPLLIPKSFLSKEAEHVEGFAKECAVVTHHRLMANPEGPGVVVDPDAKLEEELVIRPTSETIIWNMYKKWIQSYRDLPVLLNQWCNVMRWELRTRLFLRTAEFLWQEGHTAHATFEDAEREALTILEIYRRFAEEWMAVPVLSGVKSNTEKFAGAHHTYCIEALSQEGKCIQAGTSHHLGDNFARAFDVTYQSPEGKLEYVHATSWGLSTRMVGTLIMVHSDDKGLVAPPRLAPVQVAIVPLGKDEAAREATYSAADRLAEDLKKSGWDGLAVRVKVDKRERESPGFKFNDWELKGACLRIELGPRDLEGGTVVLARRDTGEKATVPLDEVVSAVGERLADMQRALFENAKRFRDENTFRIDTWEDFEKHFEGEGGAGFVLAHWDGTDETELAISERTKATIRCILREPLHPDDAKPGKCVLTGRPSPQRVVFAKAY from the coding sequence ATGAGCAGCAACCTCGGCATCCCCAAACGAAGCGAAGGCTTCAGTGATTGGTACAACGAACTGGTCCAGAAGGCCGACCTTGCCGACTACTCGCCGGTTCGCGGCTGTATGGTGATCAAGCCGAACGGCTACCGCATTTGGGAACTGATGCAAGGGGCGCTCGACGGCATGTTCAAGGACACGGGTCACGAGAACGCATACTTTCCGCTCCTGATCCCCAAGTCGTTTCTCTCGAAGGAAGCCGAGCACGTCGAGGGTTTCGCCAAGGAATGCGCCGTCGTCACGCACCACCGGCTCATGGCGAACCCAGAGGGGCCTGGCGTCGTCGTCGACCCTGACGCAAAGCTGGAGGAAGAGCTCGTTATCCGCCCGACCAGCGAGACGATCATTTGGAACATGTACAAAAAGTGGATCCAGAGCTACCGCGACCTGCCGGTCCTTTTGAATCAATGGTGCAACGTGATGCGCTGGGAACTGCGCACACGACTGTTCCTGCGAACTGCAGAGTTCCTTTGGCAAGAGGGCCATACGGCGCACGCTACGTTCGAGGACGCCGAGCGAGAAGCGCTCACGATCCTCGAAATCTACCGTCGGTTCGCGGAAGAGTGGATGGCGGTGCCCGTGCTCAGCGGGGTCAAGTCGAACACCGAGAAGTTCGCGGGCGCCCATCACACCTACTGCATCGAGGCGCTTTCGCAAGAAGGCAAGTGCATTCAAGCGGGGACCTCGCACCACCTCGGCGACAATTTCGCTCGAGCGTTCGACGTGACGTACCAATCGCCTGAGGGCAAGTTGGAGTACGTCCACGCGACCTCGTGGGGACTCTCCACGCGGATGGTAGGAACCCTCATCATGGTTCATTCCGACGACAAGGGCCTCGTCGCTCCGCCTCGGCTCGCGCCCGTGCAGGTGGCGATCGTTCCGCTCGGAAAGGATGAGGCGGCTCGCGAGGCGACCTATTCGGCTGCAGATCGGCTCGCAGAAGACCTGAAGAAGTCCGGCTGGGACGGCCTGGCGGTACGCGTGAAGGTCGATAAGCGCGAGCGGGAGTCTCCGGGCTTCAAGTTCAACGATTGGGAGCTCAAGGGCGCGTGTTTGAGGATCGAACTCGGACCCCGGGACCTCGAAGGCGGGACGGTCGTACTGGCTCGGCGCGACACGGGCGAGAAGGCTACCGTTCCCCTCGATGAGGTTGTCAGCGCGGTGGGCGAACGCCTAGCGGATATGCAACGCGCCCTTTTTGAGAACGCGAAGCGCTTCCGCGACGAAAACACCTTCCGAATCGACACTTGGGAGGATTTCGAGAAGCACTTTGAAGGGGAAGGCGGCGCGGGCTTCGTGCTGGCGCACTGGGACGGCACCGACGAGACGGAACTGGCGATCTCTGAACGAACGAAGGCCACGATTCGGTGCATTCTCCGAGAGCCGCTCCATCCGGACGACGCCAAGCCAGGCAAGTGCGTTCTCACGGGCCGCCCCAGCCCCCAGAGGGTCGTCTTCGCGAAGGCCTATTGA